ATCACAAAAATCTCCTTATAACCATATCAGTTTTTAATTTCTATTTATATTCGATAAGTTCATCCTTATCAAGACGATATTTTTTATCGGGTTGGTCATACAATCGATAACCAAAAGAAACAATTAGCACAATTCGTTCCTTAAATGTATCAATTTCAAAAAGTTCTTCCAAAGGTTTTTGTTCAAATCCTTCCATCGGACAAGAATCAATCCCCATAAAGGCCGCACAATTCATCATTGAGCTTGCCATCAAATAAGCCTGTCTTGAAGTCCAATGAACAATCTCCTCACCCAAAAGATCATTAGCAACCAAAAATCCTCTGATTCTTTGTTGGTAAGCGTCATATTTTTCTTTTTGTGCCATTCGTCTTGAGACAAGTCTGCTGACATAATCAGTAGGAGCTTTTAAATCGGCAACTTTTGATTTAAATACAACCAATTCACTCGCACTTGTAATCTGCTCTTGATTCCAACATAAGGGTTTCATTTTTTCTCTCAAAGCCTTATCCCTCACAACCACCATTCGGGTTGGTTCAAGCCCGAAAGAACTCGGGGATAATCTGCCTGATTCCAAAATTATTTCAAAGTCATCAGTACAAATTTTTTTATTTGTGTCAAAAACTTTGCAAGCGTGCCTAAAATTCATTGCATTAATAAAAGCATTTGTTTTCATCTTCAGTCCTTCATTGTTAAATCAAAACGTATAAATTCAATTTTACATTTTTGAATAAAATGTCAGATATATTATCTCAATAACAAACTTATAATGCATTTAAATACAATTTTTTTTTGAAATATTCTAAATGAAAACTTATTATTTTTTTGTCATTCTTTTTCTTTGATTGGGATCGAGATATTTTTTTCGAATCCTAATGCTCAATGGGGTTACCTCAAGGATTTCATCATCTTCTATCCATTCCAAAGCGCGCTCAAGCGTAAGTTCTCTAGGAGGAACAAGCTTAATAGCATCATCACTTCCGCTTGCACGCATATTTGTGAGATGTTTGGACTTAATAGGATTAACATCCAAATCATTATCTCTGCTATGTTCCCCGATAATCATTCCGATATAAACTTTTGTTTGAGGACCGATAAAAAGTGCCCCTCTCTCTTGAATATTAAAAAGTGAAAAACCTGTCGCTTCACCATTTTCCATACTGATGAGAGCTCCATTTTTACGTGATTCAACACTTCCACTATATGCTCTAAATTCTAGAAAGGAGTGGTTCATTACGCCCTCGCCTTTCGTATCGGTTAAAAACTCGCTTCGATAGCCTATAAGACCACGTGCAGGAATTTCAAATTCTAAACGCGTATATCCCTCGCCCATCGGATTCATTGCTTTCATCTCAGCTTTTCTGCGTCCAAGCTTCTCAATAATAGTACCGCTAAAATCTTGTGGGGTATCAATAACAAGATGTTCAAAAGGTTCAAGTTTTTTCCCTTCCTCTTCCTTGATGATGACTTCAGGTCTAGATATGCTAAATTCAAATCCCTCTCGTCTGAGATTTTCAGCTAAAATCGTAATTTGAAGCTCCCCTCTTCCAGAAACTTTAAATTTTCCCTCTCCCATTTCTTCACATCGCATTGCAATGTTTGTTTGCATTTCTTTTAATAATCTATCTTTCAACTTATTGGCTGTGACGTGTTTGCCCTCAAGTCCAGCAAGCGGAGAATCATTGACCGAAAAATGCACACTCATCGTCGGCTCTTCTAAATGCATAGGATCTAAAGGCATCGGATTATTCGGATCAACAATACTATCACCCACATCAATCGCATTAAACCCTGCAACAGCTACGATATCACCTGCTTCAGCCTCTTCGATCTCAGTTCTAGCAAGACCTAAAAATCCGATAAGTTTCGTAATTCTCCCATTTTCTTTGCTCCCATCGCCTTTGGCAAGCATTACGTTTTCACCTTTTTTAATCCGTCCATTAAACACTCTAGCTATCCCGATTTTGCCTACATAGTTATCATAATCAAGCGTAAAAATCTGCATTTGCAAGGCATTAGCCTTATCTCCATCAGGCAAAGGAATATGCTCTAAAATTGCTTCAAATAGAGGTTCTAAACTCTTTTTCTCATCATTGAGATTTTTGATCGCATAGCCATCTCTTGCAGCAGCATAAATCACGGGAAAATCAAGCTGATTATCATTCGCCCCCATCGCCACAAACAAATCAAATACTTCATCTACAACACGATCAGGCTCTGCAGCAGGCTTATCAATCTTATTAACCACTACAATGGGGCGTATTCCAAAATTTAATGCTTTTTTAACTACAAATTTTGTCTGGGGCATTACGCCCTCTTGAGCATCCACAAGCAAAAGTACGCCATCAACCATTTTCAATACGCGCTCAACCTCCCCACCAAAGTCGGCGTGTCCGGGAGTATCAATAATGTTAATTTTTGTCCCTTTATATTGAATTGCTGTATTTTTAGAAAGGATAGTAATGCCCCTTTCCCTCTCCAAATCATTGCTGTCCATTACCCTTTCATCAATTTTTTCACGCTCTCCAAATGTCCCTGATTGCGAAAGCAAACCATCTACTAAAGTTGTTTTTCCGTGATCAACGTGTGCAATTACAGCAATATTTCGAATATTTTGCATTTTTCTCTCTTTATTGTAAATTATTTTAGAAGTATAAAATTTTTACCCTTAAAAACTCTATACATAAACATAAAAGCAATGTTCCGCTTCCCTTTTCAAATCATTATCATTGCTACCCATCACATATTAATTTATGGAATTATTTTTGCTTCTGTCTTAAGAATATTTTACAAGGAAATCCTATGCTGGAAAATATCCTCAACAATGTCAATGCCTCTCAAGAAATAAAAAATACTCCTGAAAAGAAAAAAGTTATTGACAAAAATAGCAAAGAAGATGGCTTTCAAAAACTTTTACAAAAAAACCTTTTAGCCCAAAATGTCAATCTCAAAGATCAAGAAAACAATGTCAATGCCTCTCAAGAAATAAAAAATACTCCTGAAAAGAAAAAAGTTATTGACAAAAATAGCAAAGAAGATGGCTTTCAAAAACCCTTAACACAAAAGACAAATCTTAAAGATCAAGAAAAGATTGAGTCTGTTTTGAATAAAAATTCAGAAAAAAAAGCCCTTCCATCAACTGATGGCGCAGCTTTAGAAAAAAATATTTCCAATCCTGCCACATTCGATTTTCAAGAATTTAAAAACAATTCTTTATCAAAAAACTCCCAAGAACCATCCACAAAAGAAACAATAAAAGAGGATCACAAAACCCTCTCCAACCCCTCTGAAAAAAAACTTTCCGATGTTAAAACTCTAGGCGAACAAAAAAACTTTCAACCTAAAAATATCAATATCGAAAATAACCAGCAAAATCCTAAATCAAATAACACTCCCCCTCTAAAAGATCTCCCCACTCAAGATATGCTTACACAAAAGTTAAAAAACCAATCACAAGCTTCTTTGACTAAAACAGAAGAGGACAAACCATTATCGGTCATTCTCAAAACGCTTGATCAGGTAGATACAAAAGAAATTAAAGCCCGAAAAAAATTCAATCAAGAACATAAGATAGAGTATAAAATTGAAGGTAAAGATGAAAAAATAGCCGTTATCGAAAGGGGAACACACCTGCCAAAAAATATTATTGGGTCAAAAATCGAAAAGAAAGAATCTCAAACTCAAGAGACTCCGTCAAAAAATCAACCCCTATCAGAAGCAATTTCACAAGTTTTCATTAAAGAAGTTAAGCCCAAAACAATTGCAATTGCAGAAGATAAAGACCAAGATTCAAAACAAAATACACAAAAAAAAACTAAAAAATCAGAGGTTCTTCCAAAAAACGCCACAA
The sequence above is a segment of the Helicobacter sp. 12S02232-10 genome. Coding sequences within it:
- a CDS encoding NAD(P)H-dependent oxidoreductase, coding for MKTNAFINAMNFRHACKVFDTNKKICTDDFEIILESGRLSPSSFGLEPTRMVVVRDKALREKMKPLCWNQEQITSASELVVFKSKVADLKAPTDYVSRLVSRRMAQKEKYDAYQQRIRGFLVANDLLGEEIVHWTSRQAYLMASSMMNCAAFMGIDSCPMEGFEQKPLEELFEIDTFKERIVLIVSFGYRLYDQPDKKYRLDKDELIEYK
- a CDS encoding flagellar hook-length control protein FliK: MLENILNNVNASQEIKNTPEKKKVIDKNSKEDGFQKLLQKNLLAQNVNLKDQENNVNASQEIKNTPEKKKVIDKNSKEDGFQKPLTQKTNLKDQEKIESVLNKNSEKKALPSTDGAALEKNISNPATFDFQEFKNNSLSKNSQEPSTKETIKEDHKTLSNPSEKKLSDVKTLGEQKNFQPKNINIENNQQNPKSNNTPPLKDLPTQDMLTQKLKNQSQASLTKTEEDKPLSVILKTLDQVDTKEIKARKKFNQEHKIEYKIEGKDEKIAVIERGTHLPKNIIGSKIEKKESQTQETPSKNQPLSEAISQVFIKEVKPKTIAIAEDKDQDSKQNTQKKTKKSEVLPKNATTSNPNASRSTPSLSTQTQNEQLENQKAIQEDNAQFSLNEKTKKKQNNQEIQKDKEKIKQTPTKEKDSAPTLGLASVKNDLIYKNANAKETIKNFAQSFKEEIKKFKPPMSKISLELHPEKLGKLELTIKQTGKNLQVSVVSNHQAIALFVQNQAELRQNLSMIGFSGIDLNFSSQEDSQKGHQDRDNQKRNKNSLKQYQEVKNISQIPYDTMEITLPKYA
- the typA gene encoding translational GTPase TypA, coding for MQNIRNIAVIAHVDHGKTTLVDGLLSQSGTFGEREKIDERVMDSNDLERERGITILSKNTAIQYKGTKINIIDTPGHADFGGEVERVLKMVDGVLLLVDAQEGVMPQTKFVVKKALNFGIRPIVVVNKIDKPAAEPDRVVDEVFDLFVAMGANDNQLDFPVIYAAARDGYAIKNLNDEKKSLEPLFEAILEHIPLPDGDKANALQMQIFTLDYDNYVGKIGIARVFNGRIKKGENVMLAKGDGSKENGRITKLIGFLGLARTEIEEAEAGDIVAVAGFNAIDVGDSIVDPNNPMPLDPMHLEEPTMSVHFSVNDSPLAGLEGKHVTANKLKDRLLKEMQTNIAMRCEEMGEGKFKVSGRGELQITILAENLRREGFEFSISRPEVIIKEEEGKKLEPFEHLVIDTPQDFSGTIIEKLGRRKAEMKAMNPMGEGYTRLEFEIPARGLIGYRSEFLTDTKGEGVMNHSFLEFRAYSGSVESRKNGALISMENGEATGFSLFNIQERGALFIGPQTKVYIGMIIGEHSRDNDLDVNPIKSKHLTNMRASGSDDAIKLVPPRELTLERALEWIEDDEILEVTPLSIRIRKKYLDPNQRKRMTKK